The genomic interval CACATTTTCGTAGAAAAAGTATTACACATCGTGGACACAATTGCTCTCGTGAAGATTGAAAACAGCATGCCCAGTCGAGATTCAGGGACGGTTCGACCGAGGCATAGCAATGATTCAATACACTCACCATCGCCCATGACTGCCTCGATGGGAACCGCTTCGCCTCGCAGAACGGCAAGCTCCGAAATACCACCAGACGATTCCATGGGGCATTATTCACACCCACAGTATCACGGACCTCCTCCTAGCTACGGCTATCCGCATCAGTTCGGATTGTCTGGTTATCCTCCTATGCACGCAACCGGTGGGTATTCTAGTGGTCCCTACGTTCCTGGAAGTATGCCGCACCCGGGGTACGGAATATCCTACGGAGCGTACGGCCCGCGCCCTTCTTACCTTTACGGCCCTGGGGCCTACGATCCCACTTACTTTCCCGAGCAGCAGTCTCGAATCTCTCCCCCCAAACAGGGCTCATCATATCATGGCGGACCAGGACCGCATCATCCGACGTATATGCAACACATGACAAGCTCTCCGCCCAAATCCAGCCCAGACGCTCGAGCAGAATCAAAAACACCCAAAGCCCTGGATAATTTAGAAGAAGATCGTCTGAAGGCTGCGAAACTTGCTGAAGAGAGTCTTTCGGATGTGAAGCCGATCAAAACGGATTACCACTTTTTCGTGCTagagaaaatgaaagaaatGAAGTTGTTAGCAGAGCAGGAAGTACGAGAATCAATGAAAGATAAGGGGAAGAAAGTTGATTCGTACCTGTTGAACTCAAATCTTAACACTCGTCTAATGCGAGCTTGGGAAAAGCTCCCGACAGAAGAACGCACCTTGTATatgaaaaaggaagaagacgaccgTCGTCGCTTCAtggatgaggaagaagttgCAAGTCGGCACTGTGCAACGCTTACATCTCGTCATCAGGGCCCTTCTCTGTCGAAGAAACCCCTAGAAAGGCGACTTCAAGAGGCGGTGGACGAATCAAAGAGCGAAGCGTTTTCAGAATTCTCCGATGCATCCTCATCAGCAGATGGCCCAGCGAAACACACGACAGAACCGACTCGATTGGAAGAGTCGCCCGCCAAGAAGCACAGGACCGAGAACGAACTCGTCACAGCAAAAAAAGATGACGAATCGAGTTCGGAAGAAAAATTGAATGGGGCCACCGCTGCACTAGACGCCAAAGACATAGTTGATACAACCGGGGATGAAGCTTGTGAAGAAAAGTAGCTTGTCTGTCGTATATTAAGGACATTGTATTACATAGGTGTTGTATGAAAGGGGTACAAATATATGCTTGACTGAATTACAAAAAAATGTTTTTACCGATAAgctcctcacagtcaaagggTACTTCGGCAGCAATATCATAGGGTTTTCCACTAGATTACCATCAGAAGCAGTCGCTCGTACTTTGCATTTGCGATTTTACGGCTCGTTTGGATATGATGCCATAGCCGGCTCACAATCGGTCAAAAAATAAGGTTTTCTTGTCGCTCTTACGGCGGGACGATGAAAGCGTTAGTATATTTGTCATGTATCGGCGGGTATTGTCAATTTTTGCAAATGAGCTTTCAAAGAAGTGTCCTAATA from Phaeodactylum tricornutum CCAP 1055/1 chromosome 11, complete sequence carries:
- a CDS encoding predicted protein, whose product is MPSRDSGTVRPRHSNDSIHSPSPMTASMGTASPRRTASSEIPPDDSMGHYSHPQYHGPPPSYGYPHQFGLSGYPPMHATGGYSSGPYVPGSMPHPGYGISYGAYGPRPSYLYGPGAYDPTYFPEQQSRISPPKQGSSYHGGPGPHHPTYMQHMTSSPPKSSPDARAESKTPKALDNLEEDRLKAAKLAEESLSDVKPIKTDYHFFVLEKMKEMKLLAEQEVRESMKDKGKKVDSYLLNSNLNTRLMRAWEKLPTEERTLYMKKEEDDRRRFMDEEEVASRHCATLTSRHQGPSLSKKPLERRLQEAVDESKSEAFSEFSDASSSADGPAKHTTEPTRLEESPAKKHRTENELVTAKKDDESSSEEKLNGATAALDAKDIVDTTGDEACEEK